TTGGGGCGCTGGGCGGCCAGCGGGGGTTCACTGCAGCTTGATCTCCACGTCGACGCCCGCGGGCAGGTCGAGCTTCATCAACGCGTCGACGGTCTTGTCCGTCGGATCGACGATGTCCATCAGGCGCTGGTGCGTGCGGATTTCCAGCTGGTCGCGGCTCGTCTTGTTGACGTGCGGCGAGCGCAGGATGTCGAAACGCTTCATGCGCGTGGGCAGGGGCACGGGACCCTTGACGATGGCGCCGGTGCGCTTGGCGGTATCGACGATCTCGGCGGCCGACTGGTCGATCAGCTTGTAGTCAAACGCCTTCAGGCGAATGCGGATTTTTTGCTTGGACATGAATAATCCTCAGTCGTCCCAAGAATTACTCGATGATCT
This portion of the Comamonas flocculans genome encodes:
- the rpsJ gene encoding 30S ribosomal protein S10 yields the protein MSKQKIRIRLKAFDYKLIDQSAAEIVDTAKRTGAIVKGPVPLPTRMKRFDILRSPHVNKTSRDQLEIRTHQRLMDIVDPTDKTVDALMKLDLPAGVDVEIKLQ